One Phycisphaera mikurensis NBRC 102666 DNA window includes the following coding sequences:
- a CDS encoding Gfo/Idh/MocA family protein: MADSRPLRVGVLGCGNIARKKYLPHAATHRGFEIVAVADLRREAAESAAAGFGVPAAYGVDELFAAAEVDCVLNLTIPTAHAETGRRAIAAGKHVFGEKPLGTDREESSALLAEAAAAGLTVGTAPDTFLGAGQQTARRAIDDGLIGEPLHFDARMFARGVEHWHPNPEFFYQPGGGPMFDMGPYYLTALVNLLGPVSTVGCFADKKIPRREITHRDAAGGPGPRHGEGFEIEVPDHFAAILRFASGPTGTLSTSFATRVSFYDRQRPITVYGTEGALRVPDPNQFDLLPILQRVDEDGPRELGAATPTGFERSVGLADMAAALAENREPRCSGALGLHVLDAIVACGESAERAGFVRLGSTAERPAPMPAELPEGMLVGPPATAGAAGAASA, from the coding sequence ATGGCTGATTCCAGACCCCTCCGCGTCGGCGTCCTGGGCTGCGGCAACATCGCCCGCAAGAAGTACCTGCCCCACGCCGCGACCCACCGCGGCTTCGAGATCGTCGCCGTGGCCGATCTCCGTCGCGAGGCGGCGGAGTCCGCGGCGGCAGGCTTCGGCGTGCCCGCGGCCTACGGCGTGGACGAGCTTTTCGCGGCCGCGGAGGTCGACTGCGTGCTGAACCTGACGATCCCGACCGCGCACGCGGAGACCGGCCGCCGGGCCATCGCCGCGGGCAAGCACGTCTTCGGCGAGAAGCCGCTGGGCACCGACCGCGAAGAGAGCTCGGCGCTGCTGGCCGAGGCCGCGGCCGCGGGCCTCACCGTCGGTACCGCCCCGGACACTTTCCTGGGCGCCGGGCAGCAGACGGCTCGCCGGGCGATCGACGACGGGCTCATCGGCGAGCCGCTGCACTTCGACGCCCGGATGTTCGCCCGCGGCGTGGAGCACTGGCACCCCAATCCCGAGTTCTTCTACCAGCCCGGCGGCGGGCCGATGTTCGACATGGGGCCGTACTACCTCACGGCGCTGGTGAACCTTCTCGGGCCGGTCTCCACGGTCGGCTGCTTCGCCGACAAGAAGATCCCGCGGCGGGAGATCACGCACCGGGACGCCGCCGGTGGCCCCGGCCCTCGGCACGGCGAGGGCTTCGAGATCGAGGTGCCCGATCACTTCGCCGCGATCCTGCGTTTCGCCTCGGGGCCGACCGGGACGCTGAGCACCTCCTTCGCGACGCGGGTGAGCTTCTACGACCGGCAGCGGCCGATCACGGTGTACGGAACCGAGGGCGCCCTCCGGGTGCCCGACCCCAACCAGTTCGACCTGCTGCCGATCCTTCAGCGGGTGGACGAGGACGGGCCGCGCGAGCTCGGAGCCGCGACGCCGACGGGCTTCGAGCGATCGGTCGGGCTGGCCGACATGGCGGCCGCGCTCGCGGAGAACCGCGAGCCCCGCTGCTCCGGCGCCCTCGGCCTGCACGTGCTCGACGCGATCGTCGCCTGCGGGGAGTCGGCCGAGCGGGCGGGGTTCGTCCGCCTCGGCAGCACCGCGGAGCGGCCGGCCCCGATGCCCGCGGAGCTGCCGGAGGGGATGCTCGTCGGCCCGCCCGCCACCGCCGGTGCCGCCGGCGCCGCCTCCGCATGA